The proteins below are encoded in one region of Chryseobacterium wanjuense:
- a CDS encoding alpha/beta hydrolase, whose translation MKKHLLILIALMTLLGCQQKTVNVGNNISFKVENNVSYGKNPNQKMDIYLPEKPNKKNDIFIIIHGGGWRSGNKSQLTFFTYSLMEKFPENVFVNMNYRLASKTRFALPVQTEDIENVMDSLEKKLKYKPRFILLGNSAGGHLSMFYANKSDKNKSVKAVINIVGPVDLNDPGFKNYDEYSFVEKHLIDPKIVDKNISLMDFGSPVHWINKNSPPALSFYGLHDTVVPLSQKKILDSALAKNSVYYESYEFNGNHLSWEKETNSTFLISKIVQFMKNINKK comes from the coding sequence ATGAAAAAACACTTACTAATTTTAATAGCGTTAATGACACTCTTAGGATGTCAGCAAAAAACAGTAAACGTCGGGAATAACATTTCATTTAAAGTTGAAAATAATGTTTCGTACGGCAAAAATCCTAATCAGAAAATGGATATTTATCTACCGGAAAAACCAAATAAGAAAAATGACATTTTTATCATCATTCATGGAGGTGGATGGCGCAGTGGAAATAAATCTCAATTAACATTTTTCACCTATTCATTAATGGAAAAATTCCCGGAAAATGTTTTTGTTAATATGAATTACAGACTGGCTTCCAAAACCCGTTTCGCTCTTCCCGTTCAAACCGAAGACATTGAAAATGTAATGGATTCTTTAGAAAAGAAATTAAAATACAAACCCAGATTCATTCTCCTGGGAAACAGCGCCGGTGGACATTTATCGATGTTTTATGCCAATAAATCCGACAAAAATAAAAGTGTAAAAGCCGTTATCAATATCGTAGGTCCCGTAGATTTGAACGATCCCGGTTTTAAAAATTATGATGAATACAGCTTTGTTGAAAAACATCTAATCGACCCAAAGATTGTCGACAAAAATATTTCCCTGATGGATTTCGGAAGCCCGGTGCATTGGATTAATAAAAACTCACCGCCTGCTTTATCTTTTTACGGACTGCATGATACGGTTGTTCCTTTATCACAAAAGAAAATCTTAGATTCGGCATTGGCAAAAAACTCTGTCTATTATGAATCTTATGAATTCAACGGGAACCATCTATCGTGGGAAAAAGAAACCAACTCAACATTTTTAATCAGCAAAATCGTTCAGTTCATGAAGAATATCAATAAAAAATAA
- a CDS encoding serine hydrolase domain-containing protein, producing the protein MKKLKLLSLSLFLPFIFAGCGDDETEKNYQLELDAAVKNIHTNLQKDLNTDVPSLSVYVVSPKGTFFSTVKGTNGTAVTPNTYFRFASNTKNFTSTAILKMMQDGWLNLDDKITANIPGTTVPYVPDVADWNFPHKNEITIRQILQHNAGIYDVTNDASQYNIGGETYADYMLATNPDFQFSASDYVKVLTDHNLTYGSPNQVYHYSNTGFSILGEIIARVYSQKVNSVKTYGDFMYDKIVGPNSKKPLGIKFPELASDKQLPSPYVKGFIKYSDHDEVTDLKNASAHIAEGNGIGTMTMLTEYIRSVMKGDNVLYASSAELMRTNKGAATTNGYGLGCSNFQGIGYGHNGATEGYLSMMAYDPKSDVSVIVLLPFWDLSSTSKFERCLNTLNTTAIEAKRTLGY; encoded by the coding sequence ATGAAAAAACTCAAACTTCTTTCGCTTTCGTTATTTCTACCCTTTATTTTTGCGGGCTGTGGAGATGATGAAACGGAAAAAAATTATCAGCTGGAATTAGATGCTGCCGTAAAAAATATTCACACAAATCTTCAGAAAGATTTAAATACGGATGTTCCTTCGCTGAGTGTATATGTGGTTTCACCCAAAGGAACTTTTTTCAGTACAGTTAAGGGAACCAACGGAACCGCCGTTACACCAAATACTTATTTCCGTTTTGCAAGCAACACAAAAAACTTTACGTCAACAGCGATTTTAAAAATGATGCAGGACGGCTGGCTGAATCTTGATGATAAAATCACTGCTAATATTCCCGGGACAACTGTTCCGTATGTACCGGACGTTGCAGACTGGAATTTTCCGCATAAAAATGAAATCACCATCCGCCAGATTTTACAGCATAACGCAGGAATTTATGATGTAACGAACGATGCTTCACAATACAATATCGGAGGAGAAACTTATGCAGATTATATGCTGGCAACGAATCCTGATTTCCAGTTTTCAGCTTCGGATTATGTGAAAGTGTTGACGGATCATAATCTTACGTATGGTTCGCCCAATCAGGTTTATCATTATTCCAATACAGGGTTTTCGATTTTGGGAGAGATTATCGCGAGAGTATATTCTCAGAAAGTGAATTCTGTGAAAACATACGGAGATTTTATGTATGATAAAATTGTCGGTCCGAATTCTAAAAAACCATTAGGAATTAAATTTCCTGAGCTGGCTTCCGACAAGCAATTGCCTTCGCCTTATGTGAAAGGATTTATCAAGTATTCTGATCATGATGAGGTTACCGACCTGAAAAACGCAAGTGCACACATCGCTGAAGGAAACGGAATAGGAACGATGACCATGCTTACGGAATATATCAGAAGCGTAATGAAAGGTGATAATGTTTTATATGCTTCCAGTGCAGAGTTGATGAGAACAAACAAAGGTGCTGCTACTACCAACGGTTATGGCTTGGGTTGTTCGAACTTCCAGGGAATTGGCTATGGTCACAACGGTGCTACAGAAGGATATTTGTCGATGATGGCTTATGATCCGAAATCTGATGTTTCTGTGATTGTTTTACTGCCTTTCTGGGATCTGAGCAGTACAAGTAAGTTTGAAAGATGTTTGAATACGCTTAATACTACGGCGATTGAGGCTAAGAGAACTTTGGGATATTGA